From Cannabis sativa cultivar Pink pepper isolate KNU-18-1 chromosome 8, ASM2916894v1, whole genome shotgun sequence, a single genomic window includes:
- the LOC115704409 gene encoding uncharacterized protein LOC115704409 — MENTAELTFISDRQKGLERAVGTVYEGYEVRFCVRHLYANFKKEFPGLLLKQQLWACARATTVEEFKRKLDVLKGTNEKAFDWLSKKSPTEWTKSHFRTSVQCDMLLNNLCESFNSAILDGRDKSIITLLEYVRYWLMDRMQKQRESVSKWNNPVGKRIFDILEKNKKLALKCQCTKSVGGLFQVTAPSGEVVAINLEKKTCSCRSFDLTGIPCGHAIACIWYSRLQVYDFVAACYKKEAFIGTYAGAIAPMPSPEHWPDKGKNPILPPPETVLPGRPKKSRKREVDEPPPGATKMRRFGQSNNCSNCKQPGHTKKTCPKPVQVQEPPQKKKMGRPPKKNLDPETVKRNIRRMKQKVITLIHRRPINADMQWPITPAMMQTFS; from the exons ATGGAGAACACTGCAGAACTCACCTTCATTTCAGATAGACAAAAGGGATTGGAAAGGGCTGTGGGGACAGTGTATGAAGGATATGAGGTTCGATTTTGTGTTAGGCATCTTTATGCCAACTTTAAGAAGGAGTTTCCAGGATTATTGTTGAAGCAACAACTATGGGCATGTGCTAGGGCAACTACTGTTGAGGAATTCAAGAGAAAGTTGGATGTTTTAAAAGGGACTAATGAAAAAGCTTTTGATTGGCTATCCAAAAAATCACCAACAGAGTGGACCAAATCCCACTTCAGGACATCTGTTCAGTGTGACATGTTGTTGAATAATTTGTGTGAGAGTTTCAATTCAGCAATCTTAGATGGTAGAGACAAGTCAATCATCACATTGTTAGAGTATGTTCGATATTGGTTGATGGATAGAATGCAAAAACAAAGAGAAAGTGTGAGTAAGTGGAACAATCCAGTGGGGAAAAGGATCTTTGACATCCTAGAGAAGAACAAGAAATTGGCACTGAAATGCCAATGCACCAAGTCTGTTGGTGGATTATTCCAGGTCACAGCCCCTTCTGGTGAGGTGGTAGCAATTAATTTGGAGAAAAAGACATGCTCTTGCAGATCATTTGACCTCACAGGTATCCCATGTGGTCATGCAATAGCATGCATATGGTATTCAAGGCTTCAGGTTTATGATTTTGTGGCTGCATGTTACAAGAAGGAAGCCTTCATAGGCACTTATGCAGGGGCAATTGCACCTATGCCTAGTCCTGAACACTGGCCTGATAAAGGCAAAAATCCAATCCTTCCACCACCAGAAACTGTTTTACCTGGTAGGCCCAAGAAATCTAGAAAAAGAGAAGTGGATGAACCTCCACCTGGTGCAACTAAAATGAGGAGATTTGGGCAGTCCAACAACTGCTCTAATTGCAAACAGCCTGGACATACAAAGAAAACTTGCCCCAAACCAGTACAAGTTCAG GAACCTCCACAGAAGAAAAAGATGGGTCGTCCACCCAAAAAGAATTTAGACCCTGAAACTGTAAAGAGAAACATTAGGAGAATGAAGCAAAAG GTAATAACTTTGATTCATAGAAGGCCTATTAATGCTGATATGCAATGGCCTATTACTCCTGCTATGATGCAGACATTTTCCTGA